CCATTTGGACCCTGGCGGTATAATTGGCCGTTTTGATTTTGAAGTTCAGCCGGTTCCCCGCTGTTAGCTGCAGCCAGGGGCTCTTCTTGCGGCCCTGCCATCGCACCAAGGCCAAATGAAGCTGCAAGTGTCCCCGCCGCCAGTACCATTTTCCATTTTTTCATCGTTGTCAAGCTCCTTTCATATTAGACAATCTCTTACTGCACCTTAATGGTACACCCTTCTTTTCCAGAACTTTTCGGGGAGTTGTCAAGATAATGTTAAGATTCACCTAAACCTGAATCAACTGATAAAGAAAACCGGCCGACTTGCGAGCCTTAACCGAAGACAGGGATATAGCTGCCCTTCTCTATATTGTTAAAGCGGAAATACTTCCTTGCTGGCAATTTATACGGTAAAAAAGAAGAGAGCAAGTGCCCTCTTCTTTTGATCAATCAATATAAACAGGCTCTTCATCGGCCACTTTGTAGCCGCCCAGCTTTTCGACTTCTGCTTTGAAATCTTCAGATCGAATGACACTTAACAACATCCGCCCTGCTTCGCTTTCCAAAAAATCAGCAGACATCAAGAGGTCATATGATTCATAAGCGACCGGTACAAAACCGAGATTCATCGCTTTTGCTGCTGAATAGATGCCGAGACCAGCGGCATTTTCCTGCTGTTTCACCTCTGCCGCCACACTCAAATGAGAAAACATCTCCCGGTCATAGCCCTGTATTTGTTCAGGGGCAATTCCGGCTTTATTCAGCATATCATCAAATAAGATGCGCGTCCCTGCACCGCGCTGGCGGTTCACATAATGGATGCCCAGGTTCGAAATGTTTTCAATCGTGTTTATATCAAGCGGATTGCCTTTAGGCACAATCCATCCTTGTTCTCGTTTTAAAAATGGCAAGATCACGGCTTTTTGACCTTTTAAATAACGTTCAACATACGGAAGGTTATACGTTCCGCTTTCTGGATGCAGCAGATGGATGCCTGCGACATGCGCTTCCTTTTTGCGGATGGCCATGATGCCCGCCATGCTTCCGACATGGGCTGAAATAATCTGCCGCTCTTCATCTTGTTTGCGTATTAAAGACGATAATACATCGATTGATAAATCATGGCTTCCTGTAAATAAAATGGATTTTTCAATTTCGGACACCGGTTTATACAACTCGATGTCCACCATTTCTCCCTGTTCGAGCCCGAGGCTGTTCGGCGGTACTACAAGCAGCCCGTCAGCGCGGACAAGCGACATGGTGACACCGGCAGCACGTGTCAGCGGATTCGCGGTAAACACACCGTCAACATAGCCAATATTCATTCGGACGAAATCCTCAGAACCCATATTTGAAACAACTCTCCGGCCCAGCTTCGCCTTAAGCGTTTCCCGTTTCGGTTCCGGTATGCCGAGATACTTACAAATAAGCGGCCTGACGAACCATTCCATAGCCAGATAGGCTGATACCGGATAACCAGGCAGTCCTACAACGATCGTTCCGTCAATTTTACCGAGGACGACCGGTTTTCCCGGCCTTGTTGCCACACCATGGCTCATCACTTCACCAAGTTCTCCGATAATGTGCACTGTATAATCTTTTGAACCTGCCGATGACCCGGCATTTATAATGACGATATCAGATGCTGAACAGGCAACTTTAAGGGCTTCGCGAATAAGTTCCGGCCTGTCTTCTACAATATTTTCAACGATAGGGCGGCCGCCCCATTCCTGCACATACCCAGCAAAAACGGCACTATTGAATTCGATGATATCGCCAGGCTCCATTTCCGGTTTGGGCTGGACCAATTCGTTCCCCGTAGGTATGATGGAGACATGCGGCTGTTTGACAACGGGCACTTCAAAAACACCGCCGGCCGTTAATGCTCCAAGATCAACCGGCCGTAAGCTGTGCCCTTGCGGGAGCAGCATTTCCCCGTTGACAAGATCTTCCCCGATCGGACGGATATGCTGCCAGGGCGTTGCCGGAACGATAATTTCAACTGTCTCTTCATCAAGGATCTGGACATCTTCTATCATAATGACAGCATCAAAATCACCCGGTATTACATTGCCTGTATCCACATATCGAAATTGCTCGTTCTTTTTAAGCAAGAGCGGGCGCTGTTCATGGGCGTCATATGTATCTTCCGCCCTGACCGCTATGCCGTCCATTGCTGATGCATGGTAGTGTGGCATGGACAGCCTGGCGTATATAGGTTCGGCGGTTACACGGCCGAGGGCTTCCCTTGCAGGGATGTGTTCAATCTGCCGGTCGAACATGAACGCATTAAGCAGTTCATCCCTTGCCTGGGCGCGCGGTTTGTCTTCAAGATATATTTTTCGCTTATAATGCTTTGAGTTCACACCACTACCCCCCATTAATCAAAAACGATGACCGGAACAAGTTCCCCTTGCTGGACACCTTCTTTTTCAGATCCGATTTCCACAACACCATCACTTTTGACAAGCGTAGATATTAGTCCTGATTTGCCTATTATCGGTTCGGCTTGCCATTCGTTGCCGGTTTTGGCCAGTTTTACCCGTACGTAGTCGGCACGGCCCGGCGAAGATGGGATGTTTTTAGTCATTCGGGCGAGGACTCTGTCAGGGCGCTCCCCAGGATTTCCACCACTGAGCTGTTCCATAACTTTTTTCCCGAAAAGATGGAAGATGATCATTGCAGAAGCAGGATGGCCCGGCAGGCCGATCACAGGCTTTCCTCCTGCTTGTGCCAGAATAGTTGGTTTACCCGGTTTGATGGAAACACCGTGGACATATACACCCGGTTCGCCAAGCGATGAAATGACCTCTGTCGTGTAATCCTTTGCCCCGACTGAACTGCCGCCGGATAAAACCAGGCAATCGGCTTCATCAAACAATTCCTTTGCCCGCAACCGGAACGTTTCGTAATCATCGGTTACGATCCCTCCATAAACGGCATCATACCCCCACTCGTCCACAAGGCTTGTTACGGTAATATGGTTGATGTCCCT
This portion of the Bacillus marinisedimentorum genome encodes:
- a CDS encoding molybdopterin biosynthesis protein codes for the protein MNSKHYKRKIYLEDKPRAQARDELLNAFMFDRQIEHIPAREALGRVTAEPIYARLSMPHYHASAMDGIAVRAEDTYDAHEQRPLLLKKNEQFRYVDTGNVIPGDFDAVIMIEDVQILDEETVEIIVPATPWQHIRPIGEDLVNGEMLLPQGHSLRPVDLGALTAGGVFEVPVVKQPHVSIIPTGNELVQPKPEMEPGDIIEFNSAVFAGYVQEWGGRPIVENIVEDRPELIREALKVACSASDIVIINAGSSAGSKDYTVHIIGELGEVMSHGVATRPGKPVVLGKIDGTIVVGLPGYPVSAYLAMEWFVRPLICKYLGIPEPKRETLKAKLGRRVVSNMGSEDFVRMNIGYVDGVFTANPLTRAAGVTMSLVRADGLLVVPPNSLGLEQGEMVDIELYKPVSEIEKSILFTGSHDLSIDVLSSLIRKQDEERQIISAHVGSMAGIMAIRKKEAHVAGIHLLHPESGTYNLPYVERYLKGQKAVILPFLKREQGWIVPKGNPLDINTIENISNLGIHYVNRQRGAGTRILFDDMLNKAGIAPEQIQGYDREMFSHLSVAAEVKQQENAAGLGIYSAAKAMNLGFVPVAYESYDLLMSADFLESEAGRMLLSVIRSEDFKAEVEKLGGYKVADEEPVYID
- the glp gene encoding gephyrin-like molybdotransferase Glp, which encodes MQFFNVKTVEETFELIRQYVQPLQETEIIPLEAARGRILAANVAAAENVPGFARSTVDGYAVIARDTYGSSESMPGFLDVAGRVEMGEEAVQQLNQGEAISVPTGGMLPPGSDSVIMIEHCEEMDGLLNTFRQVAPGENVISAGEDVKEGEPVLEMGTKLRPQELGALASLGVTEVEVYRKVKVAYLSSGDEIVPYSTKELSSAQIRDINHITVTSLVDEWGYDAVYGGIVTDDYETFRLRAKELFDEADCLVLSGGSSVGAKDYTTEVISSLGEPGVYVHGVSIKPGKPTILAQAGGKPVIGLPGHPASAMIIFHLFGKKVMEQLSGGNPGERPDRVLARMTKNIPSSPGRADYVRVKLAKTGNEWQAEPIIGKSGLISTLVKSDGVVEIGSEKEGVQQGELVPVIVFD